The Nonlabens sp. Hel1_33_55 genome contains the following window.
CGACCAGCTATGGGAATCTGAAAAATGTAAGTGTTAGAAAAGGTCAAAAGATCAATACTTTGACCCAACTGGGCGAGATTTTCACAGACCGCGACGGCATCACAGAATTACACTTTGCCATTCTGGAAGAAACCAGTACACAAGATCCAGCTCGCTGGTTGTTAAGTAAGTAAAATTCTAACAGTTGTATTTTGGGCGTTCCCAGAATCTTTTGCCATCGCTCAAGATTCTGGTCGGGCTTTATGCTACAATTCCTCGCTTGCTGCGCCGCTGCGGGATTTTCACTTCAATCCCTAACGCTTTATGGCAATCATTGTAGATAAAGTAGGACTTGAGCATAGTAAGATTCTTTAATCAAGTTCAAGTCATCTAACAGGAAAAGATCAGCATTTACCTATATAGAATACGATAAATAATCGTGTGCGTTATTTGCAAAAGTTGATGACAGTGTCTTATTCAAATAGCGCTTTTAATTCCGTAGCGTCTTTTGCTTTCATTTTGCCGGCAAGAACAAGGCTTAATTGTTTGCGGCGCAATGCTGCGTCATAACGTTCTTTTTCCTCTTCGGTTTCTGGGTGAATTGGTGGAATGGTTACGGGTCTACCGGTATCATCCACAGCTACGAAAGAATAAATGGCTTCGTTGGCTTTGGCACGATCACCGCTTTCACGATCCTCGATCCAGACATCCATATAAACTTCCATGGAAGATTTAAAGGCCCTAGACACTTGTGCTTCAATTGTCACTACACTTCCCAGGGGAACGCTGCGGTTAAAGGCAACATGGTTTACAGATGCTGTTACCACAATACGACGACAGTGACGTCTTGCGGCAATACTTGCTGCACGGTCCATACGCGCCAGCAACTCACCACCAAATAGATTTTGTAACGGGTTGGTCTCACTAGGCAATACAAGATCTGTAACCGTGGTAAAAGACTTTCTAGGCGTCAACTGTTCCATGTCAAATTTTTTGCAAAGGTAATCCCAGCAAAGGGATTGCAGGCAAACATTCCCAACCGTAAGCTTTATTTAACTATTTGGAAACCCGTCATGTCTCATTCGTATTTATTCATGACCCCAAAATCAAATGGTGTCCATAGGGCTGCTTTGAGTCCGCTTTCGCGAAAGCAGGAATTCACCCAACTGTTGCACGTATGATGGAATGAATAACTACCACGAGCTTTGTAGAAATCATCTTTTACGGTATAACCCACATCCGGAACGAGTTGCTTGTTACCACTGGCATCTAATCGGAAAGTTTGCTGGATATAATTATTTACTGCCTGTAATTCTTGATCGTTCAGTTGCACTGGAACCCAAGCGCTGTTTTTGCGAGAATATCGGTTAATATGTAATAAAGTAGAGTTTTTCAGAAATGCAGCATTTACTGCTGTTCCCAGTGTCAAATCGCTCCATTGTGGCGTATTGATATAGAA
Protein-coding sequences here:
- a CDS encoding acyl-CoA thioesterase; protein product: MEQLTPRKSFTTVTDLVLPSETNPLQNLFGGELLARMDRAASIAARRHCRRIVVTASVNHVAFNRSVPLGSVVTIEAQVSRAFKSSMEVYMDVWIEDRESGDRAKANEAIYSFVAVDDTGRPVTIPPIHPETEEEKERYDAALRRKQLSLVLAGKMKAKDATELKALFE
- a CDS encoding DUF2459 domain-containing protein → MKKLLKLLLKLLLFLIAIPVVYLLVSLVLTAIPVNSDSVQATDSHTIYLSTNGVHLDIVMPLELMDDHLLNGLKKTPADSYFGIGWGEENFYINTPQWSDLTLGTAVNAAFLKNSTLLHINRYSRKNSAWVPVQLNDQELQAVNNYIQQTFRLDASGNKQLVPDVGYTVKDDFYKARGSYSFHHTCNSWVNSCFRESGLKAALWTPFDFGVMNKYE